A single Mercenaria mercenaria strain notata chromosome 9, MADL_Memer_1, whole genome shotgun sequence DNA region contains:
- the LOC123546069 gene encoding E3 ubiquitin-protein ligase TRIM71-like, which produces MAESGSISSAKISSGDAVSGRKEEILCQPCSRQDLQTTADVFCPDCDEFQCNACSKAHTVYAFMKNHKLVNATEVKSKPTSVDMKGMDNCEQHSKFLKFFCEDEKQLCCSTCAIVDHRKCHSVVEVQKIAGKSRPARSQLQKILEDVKSKSERIVNHTDSSKEQLSKDIKATFVEIKKMRADMNKMFDDLEAYVTRETDLFQTEVTNKLSKKRSSNEKHIADATKSLEIVDTVLENGTPSQQFIIEETLKKQVNELCKYVENECQQLQVATVSFRFDERLKLPPLPISDYVPGKLTLNYTLPETKKSVAPVVPQFKLTKITSIDLKQTGDDVGEPLYIGLDFLPDGRLVVVDNQNEKCVIYNEKLQTVGSYQLSYAPQSIVAISEEEVAITRGYHKIDFLRVSKSNDITLNRTCEVTTQYASICLKDDRHFVVGTLDNTIHFRIVSMSGEEKDFSISFPDKKYSVGTSACTYIRNTEKMILTDSHEHTVYIYDVASNTKVVVKDGQIKEPRGVAVGPSDCILVCSKGTNSIVQISQTGLILSSIKLDMNYPYRICVSKDKSVLAVTNSSKVKKKLQLFKLTGCM; this is translated from the coding sequence TGTCTTTTGTCCTGACTGTGACGAATTTCAATGCAATGCATGTTCGAAGGCACATACAGTTTACGCGTTTATGAAAAATCACAAGTTAGTGAATGCGACAGAAGTGAAATCGAAACCAACTTCCGTTGATATGAAAGGAATGGACAATTGTGAACAGCACagtaagtttttgaaatttttctgtgAAGACGAAAAACAGCTCTGCTGCAGTACATGTGCTATAGTGGATCACCGGAAATGCCATAGTGTCGTTGAAGTACAGAAGATTGCCGGGAAGTCGCGTCCTGCTAGATCCCAGTTGCAGAAAATATTGGAAGACGTAAAATCAAAGTCGGAGAGAATTGTTAACCACACTGACTCATCGAAAGAGCAACTCAGTAAAGATATCAAAGCAACATttgtggaaattaaaaaaatgagaGCTGATATGAATAAAATGTTCGACGACTTAGAAGCATACGTTACCAGGGAAACTGACCTGTTTCAGACTGAAGTAACTAATAAACTGTCAAAGAAACGATCCAGTAATGAGAAACATATCGCTGATGCTACAAAGTCACTGGAAATTGTTGATACAGTTTTAGAGAACGGAACCCCATCACAGCAGTTTATAATAGAAGAGACATTGAAAAAACAGGTCAATGAACTTTGCAAATACGTGGAAAATGAATGTCAACAGTTGCAGGTTGCTACCGTTTCCTTTAGATTTGATGAAAGATTAAAGTTACCACCACTTCCTATTTCTGATTACGTTCCAGGAAAGCTAACATTAAATTACACCCTGCCTGAAACAAAAAAATCTGTCGCACCTGTAGTTCCGCAATTTAAGTTAACGAAGATAACTTCCATTGATTTGAAGCAGACTGGAGATGATGTCGGTGAACCGTTATACATAGGACTGGATTTCCTACCGGATGGTAGACTGGTTGTCGTGGATAATCAAAACGAGAAATGCGTCATTTACAATGAGAAACTTCAGACAGTGGGATCATATCAGTTATCATATGCACCACAGAGTATAGTTGCTATATCTGAGGAGGAAGTGGCGATAACACGCGGCTATCACAAGATAGACTTTCTACGTGTCAGTAAATCTAATGATATAACTTTAAATAGGACATGTGAAGTAACGACACAGTATGCCTCTATATGTCTTAAAGATGATAGGCATTTTGTTGTTGGAACTTTGGATAATACAATACATTTTCGTATTGTATCAATGTCAGGAGAAGAGAAAGATTTTAGCATCAGCTTTCCAGATAAGAAATATTCTGTAGGCACTAGTGCGTGCACCTATATAAGGAATACTGAGAAGATGATACTAACCGATAGCCACGAGCATACTGTTTATATATACGACGTCGCGAGCAACACCAAAGTCGTTGTCAAGGACGGTCAGATCAAGGAGCCACGTGGTGTGGCAGTAGGTCCATCTGACTGTATCCTGGTTTGCAGTAAAGGAACAAACTCCATTGTACAGATCTCTCAAACAGGTCTGATCCTATCATCTATTAAGTTAGATATGAACTATCCATACAGAATCTGTGTTTCAAAGGACAAATCTGTTCTTGCTGTCACAAATAGCTCTAAGGTTAAAAAGAAGTTACAGTTATTTAAACTTACAGGCTGTATGTGA